The following proteins come from a genomic window of Phacochoerus africanus isolate WHEZ1 chromosome 9, ROS_Pafr_v1, whole genome shotgun sequence:
- the CLPS gene encoding colipase isoform X1 yields MEKVLAFLLVTLAVAYAVPDPRGIIINLDEGELCLNSAQCKSNCCQHDTILNLSRCALKARENSECSASTLYGVYYKCPCERGLTCEGDKSLVGSITNTNFGICHDVGRSSD; encoded by the exons ATGGAGAAGGTCCTTGCCTTTCTGCTTGTGACCCTCGCGGTAGCCTATGCTGTTCCAGACCCCCGCGGAATCATTATCAACCTG GATGAGGGCGAGCTCTGCCTGAACAGTGCCCAGTGCAAGAGCAACTGCTGCCAGCATGACACAATCCTGAACCTGTCCCGCTGCGCGCTCAAGGCCAGAGAGAACAGCGAGTGTTCTGCCTCC ACGCTCTATGGGGTTTACTACAAGTGTCCCTGTGAACGGGGCCTGACCTGTGAGGGGGACAAGAGTCTCGTGGGCTCCATCACCAACACCAACTTTGGTATCTGCCATGATGTTGGACGCTCCAGTGACTGA
- the CLPS gene encoding colipase isoform X2 gives MEKVLAFLLVTLAVAYAVPDPRGIIINLTLYGVYYKCPCERGLTCEGDKSLVGSITNTNFGICHDVGRSSD, from the exons ATGGAGAAGGTCCTTGCCTTTCTGCTTGTGACCCTCGCGGTAGCCTATGCTGTTCCAGACCCCCGCGGAATCATTATCAACCTG ACGCTCTATGGGGTTTACTACAAGTGTCCCTGTGAACGGGGCCTGACCTGTGAGGGGGACAAGAGTCTCGTGGGCTCCATCACCAACACCAACTTTGGTATCTGCCATGATGTTGGACGCTCCAGTGACTGA